From Coffea arabica cultivar ET-39 chromosome 9c, Coffea Arabica ET-39 HiFi, whole genome shotgun sequence, one genomic window encodes:
- the LOC113708556 gene encoding ABC transporter B family member 9-like: MPETESETTPSATTGKSQNADQQKVPFYKLFTFADRLDIALMIGGTLGAIGNGMSQPIMTLIFGKLINTFGGSSGKPDLLDEISKVCLDYVYLAIGAGIASILQMSCWMVTGERQATRIRGLYLKTILRQDISFFDTQTTTGEVIGRMSGDTVLIQEAMGEKVGKFIQFASTFLGGFVIGFIKGWRLAIVLCSCIPALVVAGGAMALFMSKMSSRGQIAYADAGNVLEQTIGAIRTVASFTGEKRAIKKYDDKLQVAYESTNKQGLVSGLGLGTILLIVFSIYGLAIYYGSRLVLTKGYSGGDVINVMMAIMMGGMSLGQTSPSLNAFSAGQAAAFKMFETIKRVPQIDAYDNSGIVLEDLKGEIDLKDVYFKYPARPEVQIFSGFTLHVPSGTTAALVGHSGSGKSTVISLLERFYDPEAGEVLVDGVNIKQLQIKWLRDKLGLVSQEPILFATSIRENILYGKPGATDSEIRTAIELANAAKFIDKLPKGLDTMVGEHGTQLSGGQKQRVAIARAILKNPRILLLDEATSALDAESERIVQDALDKVMINRTTVVVAHRLTTIRNADLIAVVHAGKLVEQGTHSELIKDPNGAYYQLVRMQEGSRSNQAKGNSTKLDVEISEASIDLDDSLHRSLSQRMSLRSTSRGSSRHSFTLNFGVPGLIDIHEAEVGQDVHGTDEADLKKSQKFSLLRLFNLNKPELPYMLLGSIAACGHGVVFPVFGLLLSKCIRIFFEPPHELRKDARFWSLMLVGLGALTLAIVPVQNYLFGVAGGKLIQRIRSLSFQKVVHQEISWFDDPANSSGAVGARLSTDASTMRSLVGDALALVVQNLSTVVTGLVISFTANWILAFIVVAVLPFIGLQGFLQAKFHKGFSGDAKVMYEEASQVANDAVGSIRTVASFCAEEKVMDTYQKKCEGPMKYGVKQGMVSGFSFGLGSSANYLATAFIFWVGARLIEHGKATFGEVFKVFFALTMAALGVSQTTALTPDINKAKVAAASIFEILDSKPKIDSSSDEGQVLATVKGDIELQHVSFRYPTRPDIQIFKDLCLLIPSGKTVALVGESGSGKSTVISLIERFYNPDSGHIYLDGVELWKLKINWLRQQMGLVGQEPVLFNETIRDNIAYGKRGDVTEEEIIAAAKAANAHNFISGLPQGYDTSVGERGVQLSGGQKQRIAIARAILKDPKILLLDEATSALDAESERIVQDALDKVMVNRTTVVVAHRLSTIKGADIIAVVKNGVIAEKGGHDTLMNIPDGVYASLVALHMTST, translated from the exons ATGCCCGAAACGGAGTCGGAAACTACGCCGTCGGCGACAACGGGAAAATCCCAGAATGCAGATCAACAGAAAGTGCCATTTTATAAGCTTTTCACGTTTGCAGATCGTCTTGACATTGCACTAATGATTGGGGGAACACTCGGAGCCATTGGCAATGGTATGTCTCAGCCTATCATGACCCTGATATTTGGGAAGCTTATTAATACCTTTGGTGGTAGCAGTGGAAAACCAGATCTCTTAGATGAAATCTCGAAg GTGTGCCTTGATTATGTTTACTTGGCTATCGGCGCTGGCATTGCCTCCATTTTAC AGATGTCGTGCTGGATGGTAACTGGAGAAAGACAGGCGACCCGCATACGTGGTTTGTACTTGAAAACAATCTTGAGGCAAGACATTTCATTCTTTGACACTCAAACAACGACAGGAGAGGTCATTGGCAGAATGTCTGGAGACACAGTCCTCATCCAAGAAGCCATGGGTGAAAAG GTAGGGAAATTCATCCAGTTTGCATCAACATTTCTTGGAGGATTTGTGATTGGTTTCATCAAGGGGTGGCGTTTGGCAATAGTCCTATGCAGTTGTATTCCTGCTCTGGTTGTTGCTGGAGGAGCTATGGCATTGTTCATGTCCAAAATGTCAAGCCGTGGCCAAATTGCTTATGCAGATGCTGGAAATGTATTAGAACAAACTATAGGAGCAATTAGAACG GTTGCATCATTTACTGGAGAAAAGCGAGCAATCAAGAAATATGACGACAAACTACAGGTTGCTTATGAGTCGACAAATAAACAAGGACTGGTTTCAGGACTGGGACTTGGCACGATCTTGCTGATTGTCTTCTCTATTTATGGACTAGCAATATATTATGGATCCAGGCTAGTTTTAACCAAAGGATACAGTGGTGGGGATGTCATTAATGTCATGATGGCCATAATGATGGGAGGAAT GTCATTGGGCCAAACATCTCCTAGTCTAAATGCATTTTCAGCAGGGCAAGCTGCAGCTTTCAAGATGTTTGAGACTATCAAGCGTGTACCCCAAATTGATGCATATGATAATAGTGGGATTGTCTTGGAAGACCTGAAGGGTGAAATTGACCTCAAGGATGTATACTTCAAGTATCCCGCAAGACCAGAGGTGCAAATTTTCTCTGGATTCACATTGCACGTTCCTAGTGGCACGACTGCAGCTTTAGTAGGGCACAGTGGAAGTGGGAAATCGACAGTTATCAGTCTCTTGGAGAGATTTTATGACCCTGAAGCTGGGGAAGTGCTTGTTGATGGCGTGAACATTAAGCAGCTGCAGATCAAATGGTTAAGAGATAAATTAGGGCTAGTGAGCCAGGAGCCAATCCTATTTGCAACTTCCATAAGGGAAAACATACTGTATGGAAAACCAGGTGCTACGGACTCAGAAATCAGAACAGCAATTGAGCTGGCTAATGCTGCGAAATTCATCGACAAACTCCCTAAG GGGCTTGACACAATGGTCGGCGAACATGGGACTCAACTCTCTGGGGGACAAAAGCAGCGGGTTGCAATTGCTAGAGCCATTCTAAAGAACCCAAGAATCCTTCTTCTTGATGAAGCGACAAGCGCTCTGGATGCAGAGTCGGAACGCATAGTACAAGACGCCCTTGATAAAGTTATGATCAACAGAACTACAGTGGTTGTTGCACATAGATTGACGACTATCAGAAATGCTGACCTCATAGCAGTAGTACATGCTGGCAAACTCGTTGAACAAG GAACTCATTCCGAGTTGATTAAAGATCCTAATGGCGCATACTACCAGCTTGTCCGTATGCAAGAGGGGTCCAGGTCCAACCAAGCTAAAGGAAATTCCACAAAATTGGACGTAGAGATATCAGAAGCTTCTATTGATTTAGATGACAGTTTACATAGGAGTTTGAGCCAAAGAATGTCTCTGAGATCCACGAGCAGAGGATCATCAAGACATTCCTTCACTCTCAATTTTGGAGTTCCTGGTCTCATTGACATCCATGAAGCAGAAGTAGGACAAGATGTACATGGAACTGATGAAGCTGACTTGAAGAAGAGCCAAAAATTCTCACTTTTACGACTTTTCAATTTAAACAAACCTGAGCTACCATATATGCTGCTTGGTTCCATTGCTGCTTGTGGGCATGGTGTTGTCTTCCCTGTTTTTGGGCTCTTACTCTCAAAATGCATTAGAATTTTCTTTGAACCTCCACATGAACTAAGGAAAGATGCGAGATTTTGGTCACTGATGCTTGTTGGTTTAGGTGCTTTGACTTTGGCAATTGTACCAGTGCAGAATTACCTTTTTGGAGTTGCAGGTGGTAAATTAATACAGAGAATTCGATCTTTGTCATTTCAGAAAGTAGTCCACCAAGAAATCAGTTGGTTTGATGACCCTGCAAACTCGAG TGGTGCAGTGGGTGCGAGGTTGTCTACTGATGCTTCAACTATGAGGAGTTTGGTGGGCGATGCTTTGGCGCTAGTTGTCCAGAATCTGTCGACAGTAGTAACTGGGCTTGTGATCTCGTTTACTGCTAATTGGATACTAGCATTTATAGTTGTAGCCGTATTACCCTTCATTGGATTGCAAGGATTTCTCCAGGCGAAGTTCCATAAGGGCTTTAGTGGAGATGCCAAG GTCATGTATGAAGAAGCAAGTCAGGTAGCAAATGATGCTGTTGGCAGCATTAGAACTGTTGCATCATTTTGTGCTGAAGAGAAGGTTATGGACACATATCAAAAGAAATGTGAAGGCCCCATGAAATATGGTGTCAAGCAAGGAATGGTCAGTGGCTTTAGCTTTGGACTTGGGTCTTCTGCAAACTATTTAGCAACTGCATTCATCTTCTGGGTTGGAGCTCGTCTTATTGAACATGGGAAAGCAACCTTTGGTGAGGTATTCAAG GTTTTCTTTGCATTGACAATGGCAGCTTTGGGAGTTTCCCAGACAACCGCTTTGACTCCAGATATTAACAAAGCTAAAGTTGCTGCTGCTTCTATATTTGAAATTCTTGATAGTAAGCCTAAGATTGATTCAAGCAGTGATGAGGGTCAAGTGCTTGCTACTGTAAAGGGTGACATTGAGCTGCAACATGTAAGCTTCAGGTATCCAACACGGCCCGATATTCAAATTTTCAAGGATCTGTGCCTATTAATTCCTTCTGGAAAG ACTGTTGCCCTTGTTGGTGAAAGTGGTAGCGGGAAGTCCACAGTCATTAGCCTAATAGAGAGGTTCTATAATCCCGACTCCGGGCACATATATCTTGATGGTGTGGAATTGTGGAAGCTGAAGATAAATTGGCTCAGGCAACAAATGGGGTTGGTGGGTCAAGAACCTGTACTCTTCAACGAAACAATTCGGGACAACATTGCCTATGGCAAACGGGGGGATGTAACAGAGGAGGAGATCATTGCTGCAGCAAAAGCTGCAAATGCACATAACTTCATTTCGGGATTGCCTCAGGGATATGATACTTCTGTTGGAGAAAGAGGGGTCCAGTTATCCGGTGGACAGAAGCAACGGATCGCCATTGCACGCGCAATACTCAAAGATCCAAAAATCCTTTTGCTGGATGAGGCAACAAGTGCTCTTGATGCAGAATCAGAACGTATAGTTCAAGATGCACTAGATAAGGTGATGGTGAATAGAACCACAGTTGTTGTCGCTCATCGCTTGAGCACAATAAAAGGGGCTGATATCATTGCAGTAGTCAAGAATGGTGTGATTGCTGAGAAAGGAGGACATGATACGCTTATGAACATTCCTGATGGTGTCTACGCATCACTGGTTGCACTTCATATGACTTCAACTTAG